The following are encoded together in the Trichomycterus rosablanca isolate fTriRos1 chromosome 19, fTriRos1.hap1, whole genome shotgun sequence genome:
- the LOC134333856 gene encoding RING finger protein 223, with the protein MDPGETVWHTQMALEAELEKVPELQCSICFTTYDNVFKTPKQLDCTHTFCLECLSRLMAISMDPQEGKISCPFCRHLTPIPKNGPPALTTSREVLCHLPRHQQHEEPVWLEGEKLCYKRLKTGMPAFCICIDIGASGHGASPPAQTGSRTGLLGRLTDWKKLLLFAVLMVLLVVIVLWPLQCIITTGSMRCIHRAPPPNTSTTVPITISRP; encoded by the coding sequence ATGGACCCAGGAGAAACTGTATGGCACACCCAGATGGCCCTGGAGGCAGAACTAGAGAAGGTTCCAGAGTTGCAGTGCTCCATCTGCTTCACCACTTATGACAATGTCTTTAAAACGCCCAAGCAGCTGGACTGCACGCACACGTTTTGCCTGGAGTGTCTCTCACGCCTTATGGCCATCTCCATGGACCCGCAGGAAGGTAAAATTTCATGCCCCTTCTGCCGCCACCTTACTCCCATCCCTAAAAATGGACCCCCGGCCCTGACCACCAGTCGTGAGGTTCTATGCCATCTGCCCAGACACCAGCAGCACGAAGAACCCGTCTGGCTCGAGGGCGAAAAGCTGTGCTACAAGCGCCTTAAAACTGGCATGCCGGCCTTTTGCATCTGCATCGACATCGGTGCCAGCGGACATGGGGCGAGCCCTCCGGCTCAGACGGGGTCTAGAACAGGCCTCCTGGGACGACTGACTGACTGGAAGAAGCTGTTATTGTTCGCCGTGCTTATGGTGCTACTGGTGGTGATCGTGTTATGGCCGCTGCAGTGCATTATTACGACTGGGTCAATGCGCTGTATTCATCGCGCCCCACCACCAAATACCAGTACCACTGTTCCTATCACGATAAGTCGTCCATGA
- the ptpn11b gene encoding tyrosine-protein phosphatase non-receptor type 11b isoform X1 has product MTSRRWFHPNITGIEAEQLLLTRGVHGSFLARPSKSNPGDFTLSVRRNDEVTHIKIQNSGDYYDLYGGEKFATLAELVQYYTEQHDLLRERNGDVIELKYPLNCKDPTSERWYHGHLSGRDAEKLLTEKGKPGSFLVRESQSKPGDFVLSVLTNEEKHENVDRKTKVTHVMIRYQDGKYDVGGGERFDTLADLVEHYKKNPMVEKSGIVVHLKQPFNATRINAANIENRVRELNKVADNSEKPKQGFWEEFEMLQQQECKLLYPRKEGQRPENKSKNRYKNILPFDTTRVTIREADPHVLCSDYINANYIRSMHEEDRHGDEGKVFIATQGCLQNTVVDFWKMVYQENAHVIVMTTKEMERGRNKCVRYWPDAGMTKEFGNLSVKNLKEHAAQDYILRELEVTCTDRKEPLRDIWHYQYLSWPDHGVPNEPGGVLNFLEQVNRTQNSIPNTGPVIVHCSAGIGRTGTIIVIDILIDIINRQGLDCDIDVPKTIQRVRQQRSGMVQTEAQYKFIYMAVQQYIDTAQKRLEEEQVLPQRTKTNEREYSNIKYPQMTNARAKSNMSSPRTPSVMNDNSSSVYENVNIKTSKSSACTNSRR; this is encoded by the exons GCGAAATGATGAGGTCACCCACATTAAGATCCAGAATTCAGGAGACTACTATGATCTGTATGGCGGGGAGAAGTTTGCCACTCTGGCCGAGCTGGTGCAGTACTACACAGAGCAGCACGACCTACTGCGAGAGAGGAACGGAGATGTGATCGAGCTGAAATACCCACTAAACTGCAAAGATCCCACTTCTGAAAG GTGGTATCACGGCCATCTATCAGGGAGAGATGCAGAGAAGCTGCTCACAGAGAAGGGTAAGCCTGGCAGCTTTCTGGTGAGAGAGAGTCAGAGCAAACCTGGAGATTTTGTGCTGTCTGTTCTTACTAACGAGGAGAAGCATGAAAACGTGGACCGCAAGACAAAAGTCACCCATGTTATGATACGATACCAG GATGGGAAGTATGACGTGGGTGGAGGAGAGAGGTTTGATACACTAGCAGACTTGGTTGAGCACTATAAAAAAAACCCGATGGTGGAGAAGAGTGGAATTGTAGTTCACCTCAAACAG CCTTTCAATGCAACACGGATAAATGCTGCCAACATTGAGAACCGGGTGCGAGAATTGAACAAGGTGGCAGACAACTCGGAGAAGCCCAAGCAAGGTTTCTGGGAGGAATTTGAG ATGCTACAGCAGCAGGAATGTAAACTTCTCTACCCAAGAAAAGAGGGGCAGAGACcagaaaataaaagcaaaaacagatacaaaaacattCTACCAt TTGACACCACCCGTGTGACCATAAGGGAGGCAGATCCCCACGTACTCTGCTCTGACTACATCAATGCTAATTACATCAGG AGTATGCACGAAGAGGATCGACATGGGGATGAAGGGAAGGTGTTCATTGCTACTCAGGGCTGCCTTCAGAACACAGTAGTAGACTTTTGGAAGATGGTCTACCAGGAAAACGCACACGTTATTGTCATGACAACCAAGGAGATGGAGCGAGGCAGG AATAAGTGTGTGCGATACTGGCCTGATGCAGGCATGACAAAAGAGTTTGGAAATTTGAGTGTGAAGAACCTGAAGGAGCATGCTGCACAGGACTACATCCTCAGGGAGCTGGAGGTTACATGTACAGACCGG AAAGAGCCACTTCGGGATATCTGGCACTACCAGTACCTGAGCTGGCCAGACCACGGTGTGCCCAACGAACCAGGAGGGGTTCTCAACTTTCTCGAGCAGGTCAACAGAACTCAGAATTCCATTCCAAACACCGGACCGGTCATAGTGCACTGCAG tgcAGGAATAGGAAGAACGGGAACAATCATTGTAATCGACATCCTAATCGATATCATAAATAGACAAG GGTTAGACTGTGACATTGACGTACCAAAGACCATACAGAGAGTGCGCCAGCAGCGATCAGGCATGGTCCAGACTGAAGCCCAGTACAAGTTCATCTATATGGCCGTGCAGCAGTATATTGACACAGCACAGAAAAGACTGGAGGAGGAACAGGTACTACCACAA AGAACTAAGACAAATGAAAGAGAATACTCCAATATCAAGTACCCTCAGATGACAAATGCTAGAGCCAAGTCCAACATGAGCTCACCTCGCACTCCATCTGT GATGAACGACAACTCATCCAGTGTGTACGAGAACGTCAACATCAAAACTTCGAAGAGCTCCGCCTGCACAAACTCCAGGAGATAG
- the ptpn11b gene encoding tyrosine-protein phosphatase non-receptor type 11b isoform X2, with protein MTSRRWFHPNITGIEAEQLLLTRGVHGSFLARPSKSNPGDFTLSVRRNDEVTHIKIQNSGDYYDLYGGEKFATLAELVQYYTEQHDLLRERNGDVIELKYPLNCKDPTSERWYHGHLSGRDAEKLLTEKGKPGSFLVRESQSKPGDFVLSVLTNEEKHENVDRKTKVTHVMIRYQDGKYDVGGGERFDTLADLVEHYKKNPMVEKSGIVVHLKQPFNATRINAANIENRVRELNKVADNSEKPKQGFWEEFEMLQQQECKLLYPRKEGQRPENKSKNRYKNILPFDTTRVTIREADPHVLCSDYINANYIRSMHEEDRHGDEGKVFIATQGCLQNTVVDFWKMVYQENAHVIVMTTKEMERGRNKCVRYWPDAGMTKEFGNLSVKNLKEHAAQDYILRELEVTCTDRKEPLRDIWHYQYLSWPDHGVPNEPGGVLNFLEQVNRTQNSIPNTGPVIVHCSAGIGRTGTIIVIDILIDIINRQGLDCDIDVPKTIQRVRQQRSGMVQTEAQYKFIYMAVQQYIDTAQKRLEEEQRTKTNEREYSNIKYPQMTNARAKSNMSSPRTPSVMNDNSSSVYENVNIKTSKSSACTNSRR; from the exons GCGAAATGATGAGGTCACCCACATTAAGATCCAGAATTCAGGAGACTACTATGATCTGTATGGCGGGGAGAAGTTTGCCACTCTGGCCGAGCTGGTGCAGTACTACACAGAGCAGCACGACCTACTGCGAGAGAGGAACGGAGATGTGATCGAGCTGAAATACCCACTAAACTGCAAAGATCCCACTTCTGAAAG GTGGTATCACGGCCATCTATCAGGGAGAGATGCAGAGAAGCTGCTCACAGAGAAGGGTAAGCCTGGCAGCTTTCTGGTGAGAGAGAGTCAGAGCAAACCTGGAGATTTTGTGCTGTCTGTTCTTACTAACGAGGAGAAGCATGAAAACGTGGACCGCAAGACAAAAGTCACCCATGTTATGATACGATACCAG GATGGGAAGTATGACGTGGGTGGAGGAGAGAGGTTTGATACACTAGCAGACTTGGTTGAGCACTATAAAAAAAACCCGATGGTGGAGAAGAGTGGAATTGTAGTTCACCTCAAACAG CCTTTCAATGCAACACGGATAAATGCTGCCAACATTGAGAACCGGGTGCGAGAATTGAACAAGGTGGCAGACAACTCGGAGAAGCCCAAGCAAGGTTTCTGGGAGGAATTTGAG ATGCTACAGCAGCAGGAATGTAAACTTCTCTACCCAAGAAAAGAGGGGCAGAGACcagaaaataaaagcaaaaacagatacaaaaacattCTACCAt TTGACACCACCCGTGTGACCATAAGGGAGGCAGATCCCCACGTACTCTGCTCTGACTACATCAATGCTAATTACATCAGG AGTATGCACGAAGAGGATCGACATGGGGATGAAGGGAAGGTGTTCATTGCTACTCAGGGCTGCCTTCAGAACACAGTAGTAGACTTTTGGAAGATGGTCTACCAGGAAAACGCACACGTTATTGTCATGACAACCAAGGAGATGGAGCGAGGCAGG AATAAGTGTGTGCGATACTGGCCTGATGCAGGCATGACAAAAGAGTTTGGAAATTTGAGTGTGAAGAACCTGAAGGAGCATGCTGCACAGGACTACATCCTCAGGGAGCTGGAGGTTACATGTACAGACCGG AAAGAGCCACTTCGGGATATCTGGCACTACCAGTACCTGAGCTGGCCAGACCACGGTGTGCCCAACGAACCAGGAGGGGTTCTCAACTTTCTCGAGCAGGTCAACAGAACTCAGAATTCCATTCCAAACACCGGACCGGTCATAGTGCACTGCAG tgcAGGAATAGGAAGAACGGGAACAATCATTGTAATCGACATCCTAATCGATATCATAAATAGACAAG GGTTAGACTGTGACATTGACGTACCAAAGACCATACAGAGAGTGCGCCAGCAGCGATCAGGCATGGTCCAGACTGAAGCCCAGTACAAGTTCATCTATATGGCCGTGCAGCAGTATATTGACACAGCACAGAAAAGACTGGAGGAGGAACAG AGAACTAAGACAAATGAAAGAGAATACTCCAATATCAAGTACCCTCAGATGACAAATGCTAGAGCCAAGTCCAACATGAGCTCACCTCGCACTCCATCTGT GATGAACGACAACTCATCCAGTGTGTACGAGAACGTCAACATCAAAACTTCGAAGAGCTCCGCCTGCACAAACTCCAGGAGATAG